The genomic window AAGTAACCCAAGCCTTGTTATGGCTGACAGGAATACTGATTGTTTTAGCTGGTGTCGGAATTCTATAATTTAAAAAAGGGTGTGTTCAATAATGGGAGAAGTAAATTTGGCACGTGTCGATGAACGTCTAATCCACGGACAAGTAATGATGACATTGTCACAAAAACAAGGAATAAATTCAATTTTTGTTGTAGACGAAGTAGTTGCAAAAGATAAATTTATGCGTGAGCTATACAAAAATGCCGGAAGTCGTACAGGACAAAAGACTATTGTCGTTACGCCAGAAAAAGCACAGTTTTACTGGGACGAATATAAATTTAAAGAATACAATTGCATTTTAATTACTAAAACAATTAGTGTCATTTATGATTTAGTTAAAAATGGTGTGCCTATGAAAGAATTAAATATTGGTGGAATTGCGCAAAAAAATCCAGAAACAGATATTTTTGTAACTAAGTCTGTTTATTTGAATAAATCTGATGCTGGAAAATTAAAGGAACTAAATGAGCAATATGGGGTTGAGGATATTTATTTCCAAGCGACACCATCCGGACCAAAATCAAGCTTAAAAGATGTATTAAAACAATTTGATTTATAAAATAATATTGACATTGAAGTAGGTACTAAAAACACCTACTTTTCTCTATAGAGGATACAGTGACCAGGATAGGTGGTAAATACTATGCAGCAAAATGAAAAATTTAAAGATTGGTTATTTCGATATCAATACATTTATCGGATACGGAGTACTGATAAGAGTAAAGGACGATTTCTTTCAGCATTAGTGACGGATATATCTGAAATGAGAGAAGATGTACAAGTGGTTGAGTACAATCGTCATAAAAAATATGCTTTGAGAAATGTTTACGTTGGTAATATCGAAAAAGCAGATCGGATCATTTGCACATATTATGATACGCCTCCTAAAAGCTATGGTGCTTATGAATTATTCAATTTAAAAGAACAGAAGAAACGAACGCTTAGTTTCATTTTAGTTAGTTCTATTTTGATGATTCTATTAGGAATTGTTGGAACACTTGTTTATATGCAATATGCAACGAATGCCTTTGATTTAACTTCGTTTTCGACTATTTTAATTGTTCTTATTTACGGTATCTATTTCCTATTATTAGGTAAGGTTGCGAAAGGATTACCAAGTCGAAAGACGCTTGTTCGTAATACCTCATCAATTCTTGCACTATTAGAAATAATTAGTGAAACAAAAGATGAAAAAACAGCCTTTGCTTTTATAGATGAAGGAAGTTTTGGAGAAGTCGGTCTAGAAGCGTTAAGTGCTTCTCATAAAGAGAAAGCAACTATGTTCATTTTGGATAGCATAGGCTCAGAAGCACCATTGCACATTTCAGGAAACGATTTCTCTAAGAAAAAAGTTGCAGAATTAAAAATTGATCATCCTTCATCGAATCAAAACTTTAATTATGTTTTTAGCGCAAGGATATTGGAAAAGGAATCAGAGAGTAACTATTATTTAGAAAAATCAGATTTAAAACGAAAGACTTTAAATATGCAAAATTTAACAAAAGTTGTAGAACTATTTAAATAAGTTTTTCTGATTCTTCGGTGTAATCGTTGTCGGGAGAAAAAGGACTAGTTTTTTTTAAAATTATTTTACAATATAAGGAGGATTATTAATGCTAGGGATTGTCATTGCAACACATGGGAAATTAAGTGATGGATTGAAAGATTCAGCAGAAGTGATTATGGGTGAAACTAATAATATTACGACAGTAAATTTGAATTCAGGAGACGATGTTCAAGAATTAGGCGCAAAAATTAAAGTGGCAATACATGAAGTTAATGAAAGTGAAGGTGTCATCGTATTAGCAGACTTAGTAAGTGCTAGTCCTTATAACCAATCAGTTATTGTTACAAATAGTCTAGATAAAAAATTGCAAGATTCAGTTTATGTTATCGGTGGAGTTAATCTTCCAATGTTATTAGAAACAATTAACCATCAAATTTTATCAACGCCAGTAGAACAAATTGCAGAAGCTGTAATCAAACAAGCAACCGATAGTCTAGGTGTATGGCACGTATCGATGATAAGTGATGACCAAGATGAGGATGACTTTTAATGAGAGGAAGAGAGATATAATGAAGTGGGGATTTAGATGGTACGGGGAAAAAAATGACACTATTCCGTTGGGAAATGTCAAACAAATACCTGGGATGAATGGGATTGTGGGTACACTATTGAACAAACTACCAGGAGATATATGGGAAGTTCCTGAAATTCAAGAGCTAAAAGAATCAGTTGAAAAGAAAGGCTTAGAATTTTTAGGGATAGAGAGCGTAGCCGTTCATGATGCAATAAAAGCTGGAACATCTGAAAGAGATCAATATATTGAAAATTATATTCAAACAATTAGAAATTTATCTGAATGCGGTGTTAACATGATTTGTTATAGCTTCAAACCAATTTTCGGTTGGGCCAAAACAGATTTATTTTATGAGAATAGTGATGGTAGTTTCTCTCTTGTTTACGATCAAGCTGTTGTAGATAATATAGAAGCGAGTGACATGTTCAAACTTATCCATAGCCAATCTAAAGGATTTAGCCTACCTGGTTGGGAAGAAGAGCGTTTGAATAAATTTAGTAGTTTAGTAGAGACTTACGAAGGAGTAACAGAAGAAATATTATTTGATAACCTTACTTATTTCTTACAGAAAATAATTCCAGTATGTGAGGAAGTAGATGTTAAGATGGCGATTCATCCAGATGATCCACCATTTGAAATATTTGGATTCCCTCGTATCACGAAGAATTCAGAAGACTTGAAAAAGATTCTTAGTATTATAGATTCTCCATATAATGGTATTACTATGTGTACAGGTTCACTTGGAGCAAATCCAGAAAATGATTTAGTCAAAATTATTCACGAAGTTGGAGATAAAATCAATTTTGTTCATTTCCGTAATGTTAAATTTTTAGGTGAGCGTCACTTCAAGGAATCAGCGCATTTGAGTATTGAAGGATCATTAGATATGTATTCAATAATGAAAGCTTTGCTAGATGTAGGCTTCGATGGAGTCGTTCGCCCAGATCATGGTCGTACTGTGTGGGGCGAAGTTGCAATGCCTGGTTATGGTCTCTATGATCGCGCAATGGGTCTTAGTTATATGCAAGGTCTACATGAAGCTATTCTTAAGTCAAAAGAAAAGTAAAGGTTCTTTATACTAGAAAGCGAGAGATTATTATGTTAGCAAATATGGGAAATGAAATTTATCGAAAAATTGAGCAAGTAAAGTTGTTACCTCTTTATACTGCAACAGACCTTACTTATTTAGATCGCTTAGAGGATATTTTAGTTAAAAATAACGTGCGGTTTATTGAAGTAACATTTAGAAGTGATTTAGCAATAGAAGCTATTAAAAAATTATCTCAGTCTAATGAGTTAATTGTTGGAGCAGGAACTGTAAGAACACAGAAAGAAGCAAAAGATGCTATCGAAAATGGTGCGAAATTCGTTGTTTCACCAGCAGTTGTTCCTGAAGTTATTGAATATTGTATAGAACAAGACGTTCCAGTTTTTCCAGGAACGGCAACACCTGGAGATATTCAACGTGCTATGGAATATGGTATCAAGGTGGTCAAGTTTTTCCCTGCAGATATTTATGGTGGATTAAAAGCAATTAATGCGTTGAGTGGTCCCTTCTATGATGTTAAGTTTTTACCAACAGGTGGTATTAATGAAGAAAACTTTATGGAATATGTTCAAAATGACCATATAGTAGCAGTTGGGGGTTCATTTATCATCTCTGAATCTTTGATTAAAAAAGATGATGGAGAAACAGCTGATAAAGCATTAAAATCATTAATAGATAAAATTAATTTACAGAAATAGAGACTCTAAAGTATTTTTAAAAATAGTAGTGTAATAGCACATAAGTGTTGTTGCACTATTTTTTAAGTTTTTATCATAATTTTATCAAACAAAATTTTTTTTGAGATAAAGAATACGTAAAGAATGTGATTAAATAACCATAGAATTTTAATGCAATTAAATAAAAAAATAATCAAAAGTAATACAATTTACTCAATTTTAAAAAATAAATTAGTTAGTAGGTATGTATATGAATAAGATTGAATTACTTATTTTTGATATGGATGGTTTAATGTTTGATACAGGTCGGTTAGCTTATCGTGCTTATCTTGAATCAGCAAAAAAACATGATTTTGAAGTTACTCATAATGTATATTATTATTTAACAGGACGGACAGAAAAAGGTATCCGTCAGCATATGGAAGAACTGTACGGTAATGATGTTTCTCATGATGAGTGGCGTGATTCAATCAATATGTTTAAAGATGAAATTTTAGCACATGAGAAGCGTGTATATAAGAAAAAAGGGTTAGTAGATTTACTAGAATTCACTAAAAATAATGGAATTAAAATTGCTATTGCTTCATCATCAGATCGAGAAAAAGTAAACTATTACTTAGAAATTGAAGGGATTTCTGAATACTTTGATATAATTATAGCGGGAGACGAGGTAATAAATAGTAAACCTGATCCTGAAATTTTTTTGTCCGCATGTAAAAAAAGTGAAATTACTTGTAGTAATGCCATTGTACTCGAAGATTCTGCTGCTGGTATTGAAGCAGCTCATAGTGCAGGGATTGTTTCATTCTTAGTTGAAGATGACATCACCTATCTTCCTACTAGAAAAGGTCATCATAAATTAAAAAAAGATTTATCTCGTTTAAAAGAGAAAAAAGTACCAGCAGATTATCAATTTCTTGATCTTTTACAAGTTAGAGATTTTTTAGAAAAAACAAAAAACACTGAATTTTAAGAGGGTTTATGGAAAAGAATACTCGAGAATGAAATTTTATCCTTAAAGTTAGATATTGAAAATTTAAAGACAAGTGATGAAGAGTATTCACTAGCAATAATTGCACACGTTACTTCTTTGGAAGTAAATAACGCTAGTCATAAAAAGCTATTGATTCTGTAACCTTGACTCGAGACAATGCCCTTACTGCTGGATAAAATACAACGACGATAACTGAAGCTAATGCTACATGTTTAATAGCTAAAAAGGCAATGGATACCGCACGAAGAACGACAATGAGTTTAGCAGATACAGAAATTATAGCTACCTTGAAAGAAAGAGAAGCCAGTTCAAATATAGTGAATGCAAATCTTATAATAGTTAATATGGACTTAGTTAAAGCTAATGAAGATTTGGATAAAACCAATAGAAATTT from Carnobacterium iners includes these protein-coding regions:
- a CDS encoding PTS system mannose/fructose/N-acetylgalactosamine-transporter subunit IIB, producing MGEVNLARVDERLIHGQVMMTLSQKQGINSIFVVDEVVAKDKFMRELYKNAGSRTGQKTIVVTPEKAQFYWDEYKFKEYNCILITKTISVIYDLVKNGVPMKELNIGGIAQKNPETDIFVTKSVYLNKSDAGKLKELNEQYGVEDIYFQATPSGPKSSLKDVLKQFDL
- a CDS encoding Yip1 family protein, with the translated sequence MQQNEKFKDWLFRYQYIYRIRSTDKSKGRFLSALVTDISEMREDVQVVEYNRHKKYALRNVYVGNIEKADRIICTYYDTPPKSYGAYELFNLKEQKKRTLSFILVSSILMILLGIVGTLVYMQYATNAFDLTSFSTILIVLIYGIYFLLLGKVAKGLPSRKTLVRNTSSILALLEIISETKDEKTAFAFIDEGSFGEVGLEALSASHKEKATMFILDSIGSEAPLHISGNDFSKKKVAELKIDHPSSNQNFNYVFSARILEKESESNYYLEKSDLKRKTLNMQNLTKVVELFK
- a CDS encoding PTS sugar transporter subunit IIA produces the protein MLGIVIATHGKLSDGLKDSAEVIMGETNNITTVNLNSGDDVQELGAKIKVAIHEVNESEGVIVLADLVSASPYNQSVIVTNSLDKKLQDSVYVIGGVNLPMLLETINHQILSTPVEQIAEAVIKQATDSLGVWHVSMISDDQDEDDF
- the uxuA gene encoding mannonate dehydratase, whose translation is MKWGFRWYGEKNDTIPLGNVKQIPGMNGIVGTLLNKLPGDIWEVPEIQELKESVEKKGLEFLGIESVAVHDAIKAGTSERDQYIENYIQTIRNLSECGVNMICYSFKPIFGWAKTDLFYENSDGSFSLVYDQAVVDNIEASDMFKLIHSQSKGFSLPGWEEERLNKFSSLVETYEGVTEEILFDNLTYFLQKIIPVCEEVDVKMAIHPDDPPFEIFGFPRITKNSEDLKKILSIIDSPYNGITMCTGSLGANPENDLVKIIHEVGDKINFVHFRNVKFLGERHFKESAHLSIEGSLDMYSIMKALLDVGFDGVVRPDHGRTVWGEVAMPGYGLYDRAMGLSYMQGLHEAILKSKEK
- a CDS encoding bifunctional 4-hydroxy-2-oxoglutarate aldolase/2-dehydro-3-deoxy-phosphogluconate aldolase: MLANMGNEIYRKIEQVKLLPLYTATDLTYLDRLEDILVKNNVRFIEVTFRSDLAIEAIKKLSQSNELIVGAGTVRTQKEAKDAIENGAKFVVSPAVVPEVIEYCIEQDVPVFPGTATPGDIQRAMEYGIKVVKFFPADIYGGLKAINALSGPFYDVKFLPTGGINEENFMEYVQNDHIVAVGGSFIISESLIKKDDGETADKALKSLIDKINLQK
- a CDS encoding HAD family hydrolase translates to MNKIELLIFDMDGLMFDTGRLAYRAYLESAKKHDFEVTHNVYYYLTGRTEKGIRQHMEELYGNDVSHDEWRDSINMFKDEILAHEKRVYKKKGLVDLLEFTKNNGIKIAIASSSDREKVNYYLEIEGISEYFDIIIAGDEVINSKPDPEIFLSACKKSEITCSNAIVLEDSAAGIEAAHSAGIVSFLVEDDITYLPTRKGHHKLKKDLSRLKEKKVPADYQFLDLLQVRDFLEKTKNTEF